The DNA segment TCTATGTCAAACTTCAGGTTATCCCAAGGGTTAGCATTGGCTATCATGTACCAACGGGTAGCATCAGGACCATATTCGGCAAGGGTAGTAAAAGGATCTACGGCATTGCCTAGTCTTTTACTCATCTTTTGTCCGCTCTTGTCAAGCACCAGCCCGTTACTTACTACGTTTTTATAGGCTACTTTATCAAAGACTAAAGTTGCTATGGCGTGTAATGTATAAAACCATCCACGGGTTTGGTCAACTCCCTCTGCGATAAAGTCAGCAGGGAAAGCGGTATTATTGTCTATTAATTCTTTGTTTTCAAACGGATAGTGCCATTGTGCATAGGGCATAGAGCCACTATCAAACCAAACATCTATAAGGTCGGCTTCACGTTGCATTGGCTTACCAGATGGCGAAATCAGCGTAATAGCATCTACTACATTTTTGTGTAGGTCGACTAAGCTGTAGTTTTCCTCGGTCATGTTACCTGCCTCAAATCCTTTAAACGGATTCTCGGTCATTACACCCGCAGCGATAGCTTTTTCTATTTCGTTGTATAGCTCTTCTACAGAGCCTACCATCATTTCTTCGGTTTTGTCTTCCGTACGCCATATTGGTAACGGAATACCCCAGTAGCGTGAACGCGATAAGTTCCAGTCGTTAGCATTTTTAAGCCAGTTACCAAAACGTCCTTCACCAGTAGCTTTGGGTTTCCAGTTGATGGTTTCGTTAAGGTCGAACATTTTCTCCTTAACATCGGTTATTTTAATAAACCAACTATCTAGTGGGTAGTATAGTAACGGCTCATCAGTACGCCATGAGTGTGGGTAACTGTGCACATATTTTTCTACTTTAAAGGCTTTATTCTCCTCTTTTAGTCGGATAGCAATCTCTACATCTACCGATTTTTCTGGAGCTTCGTCTTTATCGTAATACTCGTTCTTTACGTATTTACCCGATAGGTCTCCCATACCCTCTATAAAGCGCCCTTGCATGTCTACCAGTGGTACGGCAGTACCGTTAGCATCTAGTACAAGCATTGGTGGTATTTCTGGCTGCGCTTCTTTGGCTACTTTGGCATCATCTGCACCAAAGGTAGGGGCAGTGTGCACTATACCTGTACCATCCTCTGTAGTAACAAAATCACCTGCTATTACACGGAATGCATTTTCTGGGTTTTGGTATGGTAATGTATAGGGTAATAGTTGTTCATATTTTACACCTACCAAGTCTTTACCTTTGGCTTCGGCTAGTATTTGGTAAGGGATTTTTTTATCTGACGACGTGTAGTTTTCAAAGTCTGCATCTTCGGTACTTTCAAAGTATTTACCAGAGAATTGCTTGCCAACAAGACTTTTAGCTAATACTACATTGATAGGTTCAAAGGTGTATTGGTTAAATGTTCTAGCTAATACATAATCAATTTTTGGACCTACGGTTAGGGCAGTATTACTAGGTAATGTCCAAGGTGTAGTTGTCCATGCCATGAAATCTATTGCTCCGAAGCCTTTAAAGGCTTCTGGTAAAGTATCGGCAATAGTTTTAAACTGTGCTACTATAGTAGTATCAGTTACGTCGCGGTAAGCACCAGGTTGGTTTACTTCATGCGAGCTTAACCCTGTACCTGCTTTTGGCGAGTAAGGTTGTATTGTGTAACCTTTATAAATAAGTCCTTTGTCGTATATCTGTTTTAGTAACCACCATACCGTTTCCATGTATTTTGGTTTGTAGGTAATATACGGGTCTTCCATATCTACCCAGTAGCCCATTTTTTCGGTAAGGTCGTTCCATACATCGGTATAGCGCATTACGGTGCGTTTACACGCTTCGTTATACTCTTCTACAGATATTTTTGTACCAATGTCTTCTTTAGTAATACCAAGTTCTTTCTCTGTACCTAGCTCTACAGGCAGTCCGTGAGTGTCCCATCCTGCTTTACGTTTTACTTGAAAGCCTTTTTGGGTTTGGTAACGGCAAAAAATATCTTTAATGGCGCGCGCCATAACGTGGTGTATTCCTGGGAGTCCATTTGCAGATGGTGGTCCTTCATAAAATACATATTGTGGCTTACCCTCGCGGGTGCTTACACTTTTTTCAAAAACGTTCTCTTTCTTCCAAAATTCTAGTACTTCTCCTGCAACAGTAGGCAGGTCAAGTCCTTTATATTCAGTAAACTTCTTGCTCATTTTAGTCCTTATAATAATCAATTTGCGAAAGTAAGGATTTTTTTTATGTAATGGTAGTTATTGCTGTATATAGGGCAGATTTAAGGATTTGGTAAAAAACAGAAGAGTAAAAAAAAGACTTTAACAGTAAGTGTAGTCTTTTTTATTTAATTTAGCTAGGAACTAATTAATTATGAAAAAGACAACTTTATTATTATTTGCATTTGTTGCGATATTGAGTTTTTCCTGTAACAATGATGATGATTCTGAAACTCCAGTAAATGAAAATTTAGACGCAATTAGTTTATATCTACCTACGCAAGCAGAAATAGATTCTGTTGGGTCTCTTGGTTATAAGTCTGTCGGAACACTAACTATAGGTTCACAAAATAGTGATATTACTTCTTTGCTACCGCTCGAAAACTTGAAGAAGGTGGGCTATTTGTTGATTCAGGATGTGCCGGATATAACTTCTTTAGAAGGGTTGCATAATATAGAACAGGTTGATTATATATTGATAAGTAAAACTAATATTACAGATTTACAAGGGTTACGATCATTAAAGAGGTTTGATAAAAATGTAAATCTTGATAGTTATGAAACTGCTTCCCTTGGTTTACAAATTATTGAAAATCCGAGTCTTCAAAGTCTTTCTGGTTTAGAGAATGTAACTAAACTTCCTGTTTTGGATATTAGACAATGTCATTCTTTAACTTCTCTTACAGGGCTTGAAAACTGTGAAGATATAACTGATTTAGAAATACAGAGATGTGATGTTTTAACTGATTTAAATTCAATTAGTAAGGTGAAAAAATTACGGAATGGTTTTTTTAGGTCTTTGCCAAGTCTTACATCGCTTGCAGGATTAAATCATTTGGAAGAAATAGAAAATTTAATTTTAAAATCAGTATCTATTAATTCATTAGAAGCATTTTCTAATGTTTCAAAAATGAAATCATTGGATTGTACTTTTAATGAATCTTTGATTTCTTTTGAGGGGCTTGAGCAAATCACAAATATTGAGCTGATTAATGTTTTTTATAATGATAATATGACTTCTTTAAAGGGGCTCGAAAACGTTACAAAGTCTAAATCTATAACAATTGTAGATAATGAATCTTTAACCTCTATTTCCCATCTTTCAGGATTAAATCAGGTTAAAGGCGATTATACTCCAGGGGTAACGTTTCAAAGTGGAGGTGTAATTATTAAAGAAAATAATAGTTTAGAAACCTTAGATGGGCTGCAAAATGTTACAAGCTTTCAGGGTAATATAGAGGTGATTAATAATGAATCTTTAGTAGATTTATGTGCTCTATTGGATGTGTTTCAACTAAGGCTTAATATAAATACAGGTCATGCTTATATATATGGTAATCAAAATCCAATTAGTGGCACTAATGGGGACTATTTAACTTCTGAGAATTGTAGTGTAGATTAATATAAAGAAGCCCATTTTATTAAAAGGGGCTTCTTTATATTAATCTATTAAATAATTATACCGTTTGGTCGTCTAC comes from the Flavobacterium arcticum genome and includes:
- the ileS gene encoding isoleucine--tRNA ligase, producing MSKKFTEYKGLDLPTVAGEVLEFWKKENVFEKSVSTREGKPQYVFYEGPPSANGLPGIHHVMARAIKDIFCRYQTQKGFQVKRKAGWDTHGLPVELGTEKELGITKEDIGTKISVEEYNEACKRTVMRYTDVWNDLTEKMGYWVDMEDPYITYKPKYMETVWWLLKQIYDKGLIYKGYTIQPYSPKAGTGLSSHEVNQPGAYRDVTDTTIVAQFKTIADTLPEAFKGFGAIDFMAWTTTPWTLPSNTALTVGPKIDYVLARTFNQYTFEPINVVLAKSLVGKQFSGKYFESTEDADFENYTSSDKKIPYQILAEAKGKDLVGVKYEQLLPYTLPYQNPENAFRVIAGDFVTTEDGTGIVHTAPTFGADDAKVAKEAQPEIPPMLVLDANGTAVPLVDMQGRFIEGMGDLSGKYVKNEYYDKDEAPEKSVDVEIAIRLKEENKAFKVEKYVHSYPHSWRTDEPLLYYPLDSWFIKITDVKEKMFDLNETINWKPKATGEGRFGNWLKNANDWNLSRSRYWGIPLPIWRTEDKTEEMMVGSVEELYNEIEKAIAAGVMTENPFKGFEAGNMTEENYSLVDLHKNVVDAITLISPSGKPMQREADLIDVWFDSGSMPYAQWHYPFENKELIDNNTAFPADFIAEGVDQTRGWFYTLHAIATLVFDKVAYKNVVSNGLVLDKSGQKMSKRLGNAVDPFTTLAEYGPDATRWYMIANANPWDNLKFDIEGVAEVRRKFFGTLYNTYSFFALYANIDNFTYAEPEIPIAKRPEIDRWILSELNTLIKNVDSYYAEYEPTKAARAISDFVQENLSNWYVRLCRRRFWKGEYAEDKIAAYQTLYTCLVTVAKLGSAIAPFFMDRLYKDLTQASQSEGFESVHLAEFPAYADNFVDKSLESRMEKAQTISSLVLSLRKKEMIKVRQPLQKVMIPVLDAKQKAEIEAVSELIKAEVNVKEIELLDDASGVLVKQVKPNFKALGPRFGKDMGLVSKEIQNFSQEQIAIIDKTGSIDIEISGKSINLTSGDVEISSQDIEGLLVANANGITVALDITITEVLKKEGIARELVNRIQNLRKDSGFEVTDKIKVFLKSDEALQSAVTANEDYIKSETLTEELIFKNEITNGIEIEFDDIKTLVLISK